The Cydia strobilella chromosome 7, ilCydStro3.1, whole genome shotgun sequence DNA segment ttaaaatacGTTTCAGGATTTGGATAGTCTGTCCTTGCAAATATGCGGGCCAattctagttttagttattagatctcattccaatatgatactgacatgataatttattatttcttcaaccaaaaccgTCACTTGGAAACTGGCAGATCAGTATTATATCAgtatggaatgcgctcccgccatctgtattccctgatcaatatgacctcggtctctttaaaacaagagtgaataggctgttactgaaccggtgagctccatcttaggccctgtcttcactttccatcaggtgtgactagggccaatcgccgatcagtttataataaaataaaataaagtatcatattggaatgaGATCTAATAACTACAACTAGAATTGGCCTGATAATCTTATTTCCGTGTGATGTTTTAAGGCATTTGCAtgtaaaattcaatataaaaactttaattttgcaTTAGCCCCCCTCGTAAAGAATGGCTTTAGACACAGTCCGTATGTTTTACTTTCTATTCTactatcgctgactgtacttgtctttccacaggcaactaatactcatcgagacaattctaaagactccacacaattaggtttcgttattttatcacagagttcctatgacctcCTGTTTCAGTTCAGCTCAAAGGtactataatattgcattgtcacccgacttacatgtgcatgcaaattttcagctttaatggaagtcgggaagagggtcaaatttaacttgcaagattcgacccgtacaaacatagttacataagtacatacatataggtacattgcaagttaataaaatgcTTCTAATGTAATTACATTAATCGATGCTTCAATTGCTTAATGCTTAATACATTAAAACGTATGAAGAAGTGAGACTATTTTATTAATGATGTATTCCAAATGTTATTGAAGTTCATTAGTTAAGTAATtgggcgccattcatttattacgtaagaagaTTTTTGCTAGGTTTTGACccccctatgtaagaaaaaataagaataggcccGTAGGCCGACCCCCTCCCATTGTATTACGTAAATATGTAAAGgatataaaaaattaatacaCGTTCGGTTTGTTTTAATCTTTACTCTTCAAAAAACGATTTTTGGAGCGTCTATTTGTACGTACAGAGGTACTGGagttcgtctaagctaactctccACCGAGTTTGATAACATAGTGTGGAAGTATTATTTTACTGTATGAGCATAGCCTCCGcggcaaatatttaattagtgttagattaggtcataattagtttagtttagaatagtaaaatttaatatatattagaatgtataaatgtaatgggttgatacctaaataaataacatttttatttttatttatttattttattatttatttaaacgtcataattaatGATAGTTTTCGCATCTTTTTGATCTTACGTAAAACTATCAAGCCCCCCCACCACCCCCTTTTAAGAAATACTAAGATATTTTCGACCCCCCTccccctaaatcgtcttacataataaatgaatggggctaatgatttttatataacaaCACTTTTgtccattaaatattattgtattctaAGTCTAATATATTACTACAGACTTTGGAATATTTTGATACCGTTACACGGGcttcttagtaaaaaaattCAGGAATCGAAACGAAAGCTTAATATGAGTACTAATATCACTGTGAATACAAAAGGCcggataaataatataagaaaagATGATAATGGAATATATAAAGTGATTTATTCTCTAAGACCACTGTTTATCTTCGAACATATTTTTGGAGTGTTTAGATTTCGGATCAATAATAACGATTTGATCGCTACTGACTGGAAAATTAAAGGAATTGGATTATTTGTGGCGACGATTATTACTGCCATTTGTGGATCATTTCTTCTCAGCTGGAAGCCTATAACAGAAGTTAGAACAATACCTTCATTAATGGGAATTTTAGCATATTCTAGTTCGGTCGTATGTTTCATATTGTATATTGCAGTTGTAGTAATACATTTGTTATTGAGAAACGCTGCCAACGTTCGTATTATCTCAAATTTTGCAGAAATGGACTCAAGATTAAACCTCACTGTGATGGAAAACTTTTACAGAACGGCAAGGAACTATAATTACGCCATTATTTTTGCAATACTCGccataaatttggtatacatcgTGGTGTACTCCTCCAgaacaaataacacaaattctatttatttagttaCGGTCGGCAGTATATACACGTTGCATGACGTTGAAATATTGTTCGTTTGTGTCTTGGTTCACATGCTTAAAGTCCGACTGGTTATACTGAATAACAGTGTCGATAGACTTGTcagagaaaatgaaaaaaaggaTAGAGTATTCGCTACGACAATTCGCCAGGATAAAATGGATATAAAACTGCATGAACTTTCGCAGGTGTACGACGTTATCGGAGAGACGAGCCGCTTGATAAACAACCTCTACAACTTTCAAATCTTCATAGCGTTAATATGTACGTTCATTTACGTACTGAATTCTATATGGGAACTCTTGTATTCTTTTAAAAGAGAGATGATTATTGTCGACTTGATATTGTCCATTGGTTGGAGTGGTATCAAGTTGTTTTACTTGCTGGCATTGTCGCTTGTTTGCGACGGCTTGTTGGCGGTGCGGGACGACACGAAGGTGCTGGTGAATGAGCTGGTGATGGACTACGACCTGCCGCCGAAAGCGCGCGCGCAGGCCAAGTCGTT contains these protein-coding regions:
- the LOC134742818 gene encoding uncharacterized protein LOC134742818 gives rise to the protein MGILAYSSSVVCFILYIAVVVIHLLLRNAANVRIISNFAEMDSRLNLTVMENFYRTARNYNYAIIFAILAINLVYIVVYSSRTNNTNSIYLVTVGSIYTLHDVEILFVCVLVHMLKVRLVILNNSVDRLVRENEKKDRVFATTIRQDKMDIKLHELSQVYDVIGETSRLINNLYNFQIFIALICTFIYVLNSIWELLYSFKREMIIVDLILSIGWSGIKLFYLLALSLVCDGLLAVRDDTKVLVNELVMDYDLPPKARAQAKSFTQLIDARPLTFHVYDVFTVDITLMLKFISVSTTYLIIIIQISNFV